Proteins encoded in a region of the Salminus brasiliensis chromosome 2, fSalBra1.hap2, whole genome shotgun sequence genome:
- the LOC140549791 gene encoding sperm acrosome membrane-associated protein 4-like produces the protein MNRTLLSIFAVALCFTAAHTLRCYECKIGFWNLCMTSEITCSTGDQCYTGTGKAVGFIELKMKGCLAEPLCNKTSDVNFPSSSNTTVYKMTKTCCNSDLCNAAPGLSLHTLTLALTSFTSVLIAKALV, from the exons ATGAACAGGACTCTGCTGAGCATCTTTGCAGTGGCTCTGTGTTTCACAGCGG CCCACACTCTGCGGTGCTATGAGTGTAAGATAGGTTTTTGGAATTTGTGCATGACCTCCGAGATTACATGCAGTACCGGTGATCAGTGCTACACTGGAACGGGCAAAGCAG TTGGCTTCATTGAGTTGAAGATGAAGGGCTGCCTGGCAGAACCCTTGTGCAACAAGACATCTGACGTGAACTTCCCATCCAGCTCCAACACAACCGTCTACAAAATGACCAAGACGTGCTGCAATTCTGACCTGTGTAACGCAGCCCCCGGCCTGtccctacacacactcacactggcCTTGACCTCCTTTACTTCAGTCCTCATTGCCAAGGCCCTGGTGTGA